A window of Fusarium verticillioides 7600 chromosome 7, whole genome shotgun sequence genomic DNA:
AAAGCTCAGCTCTAGGGTTGGTTCAGAAACAAACTCGGACGTTTGGCCCTTTGACGTTCTgaaatccatcatcaacataaTCACGGCAATTCTGTATGAATGCTTCGAGTCTTTGCAATAAATAACTTAACCTCTCGTTTATTAATCATCATGTCGTCGTGCTTGACGAAATGGTCACTTTCGAAAGCATTGGATATCTGGGGCTTGTGATTAACTGCGCCACAGTCACCGGCTTCAGCCACATCGCAAATGGTTTGCATCATGACAACTGAAGTAATTTTGACTCTACGCGacaacagccatcatcgccataACTGTCGAGAGATTCCGGCTTTCATGTCCCTAATTCATACCGAGCATCCATAATTGAAGCTGGAAACGCTTGCGTGGTACAAAACCCAGCGACGAGGCCCACTTGTTCCAATTCATCGACCATTCTATTCTGACACTGAACAACGAACTGCAAACTTGCGACAACcatcatacatacatagacCTCACAACATCTCTACCGCTCCAATGACAACCTCGAATAACGGCCCGTCCGCGGCCACAAACGGCGACGCGATACCAAAGATCGGTCCCCATCCAGGCACCATCTCCAGTTCGAACCAATACACATCGGAGCTCAAGCTACGACGTATGCTCAAGGATCATGGCTGCGATCCCGCAAGACAGGATAACTACCGCCTTCAGGGTGTGCAGTTGATCGAGAACGTGAGGGAATATCTACAACTGTACGTAGGTCTTGTACGAGGGCTAGGGATCAGAGACTGATTGAACAACAGACCTGTGAGGACGTTCGACACGGCGTGCACGTATTTCCACAAATTCCGACTCAACTTTCGAGACGTCGAGTACAACTATCAAGACGCTGCACTAGCATCGCTATTCGTCGCGTGTAAAGTGGAAGATACTATCAAGAAGTCAAAGGAGATTCTCGCGGCGGCTTATAACGTGAAGAACCCCGAGAAAAGCGTCACGCCCGATGACAAGGCAAGTCCAGCAAACAGCAATCACAAACCCTACTAACTAACACTCTTAGATGTTCGATGGTCCAGGCAAAATAATCATCTGCCTCGAACGTCTCATCCTCGAAACGATCGGCTTCGACTTCCGCACACGCTACCCCCAAAAACTCCTCGTGAAAGTCGTCCGCGATAtctttggcaaagatgatggaaaaCCCTTTTTCGAGACCGCATACGCAATGTGCATCGACATCTACAAGACCTTTGTTCCCATAAAGCGCACAACATTCTCCATGGTCATGGCTGTCGTGGAGCTCACAGCCCTCATGACAGAACAGCACGTGGACAGAGTTCAAGAGTACGCAAAGACGAAGCGTCAGTACCACTGGGGTTCTGTCATGGAGACCATGCTCGATATACTAGATCTATACGTTCAGCATGGGAAATCCACCAAAGTTGGGGCACAGTTTGACCAGAATaagatcatcgacatcaagattCGGCTTAAcaacgatcttgacaaggcGTTCGAACCTCGATATCTGTACTACTGCTCCCGGTGCGAAGCCGAAGACCCCCAACCTTCTACGCCTGCATCGGCGACATCACCCgcgacatcaacatcatggcctGGCGATGGAAAACGAACGGTCAAGGGCCCAGAAGGGACGTTGCGTTTTGTGTTTGAGCCAGAGGCTGCGTTGAGAGAAAGGGAGATTACTGAAGCATTCTTTAAGGAAGAATACGAAGAGTATgaagtcgaggttgaagagccGGTGCCTCCGCCGCCGAGGGAGGGTAGGGGAGGATATCATGGGCACAGAGATAGGGGGGATCATAGGAGGGGAGGACCGTATGGGGGATATCGAGGGGATAGGCATTACAGGGGAAGGGGTAGACATTATTGAGGCTAGTCGTACACAAGGACACTTTCTATTAGAGATACCCATTCGTATTACCATGGTAGCATAACACTCTATTCACACTCATGGTCTTACACCTAATCGTCCATACAGTCATATACATGGATATCATCACCCtaaaccttcttctccccctTGACCTCGCCATGATCCCCAATAAGCAAATCCTCTCCCGACGGTCCACTCGACTTAACACcctccaactcctccccaTCCTTCTTCGCAACCGTCTCCTCAGCACTCTTGACACTACTCGCCTTACTAACATCCGCGCTCGCAGGACTCTGAACCCGGAGACCCAAATCCTTCTGATTATCCGGATCTTCCATATTCGCACCCTTCCAATCCGCCGGTCGAACCTGCGGCACGGGCTGTCCCTCTTCTGGCTCGAGGACTTCTTCAGGCATAGCGTCAGTGCCTGCGACGCGCCATACTACGGCAATTCGATCAAACGCCCGTGAGCCTTTACGGCTGGAACCTTTGATCCCATCCATGGCGTCCCATTCGATGCTGAAGACGCCGCTGTCGAGGGCCTTGCCGTCTCGTTCGGGGCCTTGGCCTTCGAAGAACGTATTGAACCATACATGTGCGACGGCTGTTACCATGGTTAGGCCCATGCTCTTGGGGGTCTTGTTACGACGCTCGACTGAGATGTTGACATCGCTGTTGGGAATACGGATCGGGGTCTTGGGTCTTAGAATAACCGCCATGCCGCCTGGTTCTTCTTCCGAGTTTGCTTCTGTGACATCGGTCTTTGACGATGTAGCAGAGTCATTCTTAGTTCTCTCAACGCCCTTGTGTGAACCTGCGGGCGAGACCTTGTGAAGCATCTCTGTGCCCTTTCGTTTGATGGTCTTCGCCTTGCCGAGAtgctccttctcctcagttGCTGATGGCGTTTCACCTGGATTCGTTGCTTCAGAAAAGTGTGCTTCGTCGGGTGCTTTCTCCTTCTGTTTGGTCACCGAGTAACCGGCCATTTCCCATATCATATCGCTAATACCACTCTCCTCAGGTGCTTCAGGATCAACAACCACAcgctcctccttcttgaatgTGTGAAAGacatcgatcttcttcccctcGTCTGCAAAACCCTCGATATCGACCTTGACACCATTTCGCAGGCCCCAGACGTGAATCTCGGGAATCTCAATGGGCCGATCGGTGTATTTCTTGCCACCTTTTGTCCAGCGCTCAACGTAGCTGATCCAGCGCAATTGTGAAGGGATCGAGACACCGGCACCAAATCGCGGTCGCATCCGTCGTTCCGTGAAGCGCGCAAGAGCATCTTCAGGTTTCCAACCTTCCTCTGCGATGAGATAACTGCAGCTCACTGTACCACTTCGTCCCTTGCCTGCTTTGCAATGAACCACCACCACTCTCTTATCGCGCTTCTCCTTCCTTTGCGCCTCGGTAACGACATCTTTTCCAGAGGACATGGGTCTTCCGTCGCCCGTGACTACACCACCGCCTAGTTCTCCGCCGTGTAACCAATTGCGCATACTCGCCATGATCATAGGGACAAGTCTGAATGGAGGAGGGTGGTGATCAGGCCATGGGTAATGCCTCACGCGACCATACACAGATTCATCAGGATAGCCTGTTCCTTCGGCGCGGAACTCCCATATGGCCCAATCTTCACCATGTTTCGAATCGAGGAATTTGACGAGTTGATCGAGAGGGTTTCGGTATGCGAGTTGGGGATATGTTTCTGAAGGACCAGATCTAAAGAAGACAGCTGTTAGTAGAGTCGCCAGAAAGGGAGATGGCTTCAAAGGGAGCGACTGCGATACCGCTCCCCCGACAAAGCATTCTCAAATATTTGACTTACGTCGCGATGATGTGGTCTGTAACATAGCACAAATCCAAGCCAGCCTCAGGATGCCGAGCTCGCGGCCCCGCGACAATCTGTCGCAAGatcgaagccatcaccagcagcggTCTTCAAGTTGCGGAGAATAGGTATTAGGGTTCAAAATGACTGATCGCAACTTAATTCGACTGGAAATGGTTGTTTAAGGAGGCGATGGGTTTGGGATGAACAGAACAGGCTGAGGCCGCCTGGTCAAAGGATCCATACGTAACTTGCCTGGCGACGTCATCTCTTGCGCCCCACCAAGGGACCTGATCTTTATCGGGCTTTGATATCATCGACAGCTGATGAAGACGTTACTACGAGATGAGAGCTTACTATGACATGATTTAACAAGGCATGCAGCTAAATGGAAGCCTTTATTTTCGTAGAAAACTATAATGAAGACCTGGCCTGGCCTTTTGCCATCAAATTCtctcaatggcttcttctccgaGAACGCCCCTGCTTCGATGCCAAGTTCACAGCCATGTTTTCCTCGGAAATACCAATTACAGCCCACAAGTAGCTATACTTGAGCAATCAGCAATTTATCATGCTTCTTATCACTGGCAACGGCACAAATCATGATGAAACCTGAAATTCGAATACAATAAAGCTAACACCGGGAAATCCATACCCATCCATCCAGTCTCCTTCGCAAACTTTCCCCATCATTCCCATGgccacttccacttcctcctGAATACCTTGTGCACCAAGTCGATATGCTCGGCTCACAAAGCTTCCTCCGCATGCGCGTGAGAACAGTCGCCAGAAAAGTTCTCCAAGTATAGGAATAAAAAATACAGTCACGAGGCCAAGCCTCTTTTCCACGTTCCTATGGTTGTGCGTTTGTACTCGCTACTCCCATGTTCTTTGTCCAGTCTGAAATCGTCGTCGCGTTAACTGCAAAGCAGCTAGTCCAATCGTAGCGTCATGGCATTTCTATCTTGTCTAGTTCCGCTATGCCTCAATTCATGTCCGTTCAGTACAATCGAGTCAGAAAGACACGAAGCTGCGTATCGTCATATCGAGCTTATGAGGTCTTCTTGGCAGGGCCGCTAATGTACTTGCTGACGTCAGTAGCGTCGTGGAACTGCTTGCCGGCCTCCTTGACAGCTCCCCAGACCTGTCGCGCGGCAGGGGGAGTACCCTGAGCACTAACGAGGGAGTCGATACGGGCACCGAGCGAGCGGAAAGAGGTCTGGACATGAGTGCTCTGGCTGTAACGAGCGCGGAGGAAAGCAGTGTAGAGAACAATGAGGATCCAAGATCGGCGCTGGAAGAGAATAGCGGAGAGGAGAATACGTCCCCAGAGAGCGATTTCAAGGTACGAGACGATAGCCATGGAAGCATCGTAGTACTCCTTGACGAAAGCGCCAATCTGGTTAGCAAGAGGACTTTGAACAGCTTGGCGGCTAGGAGAAGCGCCATCCGCAGCCTCAGGCGCAGGCTTGGGCGCAAGGACAACGGGGATGAGGTTGGCGCGGGTGTAGGTGGCAACGTGGAAGACCGAGTAGATCGTGTAAGGGATCAAGGCGAGGGGGTACTGGGGAGAGAAAAGCCACACAAGGGCCATAGCTTTTTTACGGTCAGCAAGGTTGCGCAGATCTGGCAAGATATGCTTCAGAGGCTCTTACCAAGGTACTGGATGTTCTCATCAGCAAGGAGAGCCATGGGGGTGGGAGCAGCTCGGGCGCCAGTCTTTGCGCGAGCGCGCATGGTCTTGTAGACGACGATGCCATAGGTGACAGCGGCAGCGATAAAAGCAGTACGGTAGGAGAGCTGGGCCATGCGGGTGTAGTAGTTCATTCGAATCCAGGACAAGGAATATCGGCCCGTTGTAAGGATCAGAGTAAGGTGTCTATAGTCAAGAGAGCTTGTCAGTCACAGATCTGGCTATTTGGTGGTTATGTGAGCTCCAAAGAGGGAGACTGAAGATCCAAAACAGCTATCGTGGCCATTTCGTCGCACCGAGGCAGAGCGGGACAAGGTAAAGTTCATGACAAGACGTACCCGACAAACCAACCGACTGTGAGAAACACCAAGTTAGCAATGCGATCTCATTACGATGTCTGCGCGCAAGGTCGCGTCTCAAGATACCACGTACACTGGAGGGTCTTGGCAAGGGCCAGAAGCCTCTCCTGGAGAGGAAGATTGGGGTTCGGCGGGGGAGCCATTGCGTCTAGAGATAAGAGAGTCGAGAAATGATGCGATCTATTATAATTTCAAGAAGACAGAGCGCGCGCGATGGTTCGTTGAGGACGAGCTGATGCTGTTATTGAGAGtcgaagatgctgctgctgatgaaTGACGATGTCGtaaggaagagagaagacaAGTTGTgggctttggcttttggaAGTGGGTAAGAATCAAGGCAGGGGAGAAGAGTGATGGAATGGACTCTGGCAGTGACGGAGCCCGCCCCCGCTTTGGCTTCGGATTTGAGATGCCCCAAGCTCCAGAGCCCAGGACAGGTTTCAGCGATCGGTTTCCAGCGCGGTTCAGCAGCTGAGGCGCTAAAACGGCTGCCTATCTTTTTGAGAGGGGGAGAAATGACCAGGGGGCTGGGCGCTATCTCAGACCCGACGGGAGGAAGCTCGAGGTGGGGGGGAGGACAAAGAGGCTGGTAAGGGAGTTTGTCTGAAACTGTGAAAATGGGGAAATTAATATTGAATGTGGTTTCGTAGAGGTCGTACTgagtgttgaggctgtgTTTGATTGTTTTGCCCTTTGATGTATCCATTGGTTGTACACGACACCAACTGAAACGCTTGTCCATGCTTATCTAGAggtggtgatggcttcgatgACGACAATTAACTTGCTCGAAAGCACGTGAAGGCGCCACTAGTCGGAGAGCTTTCCTGAAATGCAACCCGTCACAATATCATTTTTCTACCTACGAACTCGTTCTGTATCATGAGCTACCTCTAGTCTTTTTTGCGTCGATTTCATCTGAGGTACGAAGCCATGTCTAATCAATTCTCATCGTCATTCGAACAAAGAGCTTCAATACGCTGACCTTTCGAGCTTTGACTTTCGTCATCGCCTGATGCCAGCTTTTACCAAGGCCTAGGCCCCTGCATAGCTGAACTGCGCGAACTTCGTCTCAGCCAATGAGAATTGGAAATTTCCAATGGGTGGAACTTGAATCGGCTTGTGAGCGGCTAAATCTCCTTTATAGACTTCACGACGACACTGTTTAGATATCTGAGAACTCAGTAGGGTAAAGAAATGATTTCGAAATACATGTGAGTCTTGTTGAAATATTTTGGTCTTCTGAGAATGTGATGCGGCTTTACTGTGGATATTCACCTGTTTCCATGTTATACTTCGAGGATTGAGGAGTTACCCTGCACCATTTCTCGATGCTTTGTGGCATAGCGACAGCACACTCGGATTTGACCACTTTttctcaacaaactcaaaatgAATTATTCTTCTCTAGAGTTCGCTGCCAAGCATCAAAATCCCCAATTCCAAACTGTGCGGGTccctttcgcttcttcatAGACACAAGCCATGCCCAAACAATCTGAGGCCAGCCATTCATTGCTTATCACTTTGAGAGTCAGCtaacagcaacaacaagtCGAAAGCATCACGAACCTTTCCTCAGCACAGCCTAATCTTCTGCAGAAGTGTTTTCAGCACCAGAAACAGACTTTGCTCTCTTAGCTTGTTGCTTGAGAAGGGTTTCCTTCCTCTTTGTAGCTTCTTGTTGCGAGTCAAGAGCACCATTGACACTCCAGTAAAGACGATGCACAGCTTCATAAGGATGACTGTCCTTGAACACAGCGAATGAGCAGAGGAAGATATGGGCGTTGAGTAGTATGAGGCTCTTTGAACCCCGAATGTCATTTATGAGATTACTATTCTCTTTGATGGCCTCGACTCGAGCGCACAAGGTTGCTTCGACTATGGCTCTGACGTGCTCGGGATCAATTTGTCTTGCCCAAGACTTCCCGAGACTGCTGGCAATGTGCTTGTAGTATTGCACCAACTTTTCCTGACATGCGCAGGGTGGTGCGAAGATATCGTATTCGTGTATGGGGCAAATGGAGAGCCTGTGGAAGTGGTTGTCGCATTCGGTCAAGAACTCGCAGATGATGACTTCTACCTCCGCTTTGGTCATTTTTGATCGGTCGTCTGAGCCACCAAAGACTGCTGCACAGATTCGTGGTGACAAGACTGGCGTGGTTATCGGGAATTTCAGCCCGGGAGTTTTGGTGAGAAGCCCATAGGACATCCCGAGTTTGGGATCTGACATTGTGATATATTCAGAGTGTAGAGTTGAAGTGATCTGGTGTATCGTGGTGGACTCTACTGAGTCTCCCTCCCCTGATATACTGACGGCTCAGCTAAGGCGTCGTAATACAGATTTCGAGAAAGAGGGGAATAATCAGAGACAGGCAAGTTAAGCTCAAAACACCTATTGATGTTGCCAATAATGTAGTTGCAGCCTGTGAATCTGTTGCGAGTGACAAGTTATATGTGCAGAAACAACGTTTAGGGAGGCCTCATCTCGAACCATAAAAGCTTCGCGGCCAATAAGTTTGTTTGCAGATGTTTCGTCCTTGGGAAGGCATGCTTGTTGGTAGTGAGAACGAGTGACGAAGGAAGCTGTGAAGGAAGCTGATTGAGAGCAAGCTTGACCATCAAACGTAATATGGGGATGACTGAGAGTGGAAGGTAGAACTTGAAGATGCGCTCACGATGTTTACAATGGAAATTTACCATGCTTGAGGGGTACCTGATTCGCCTGATTCACGTGAGTTATTCCCTCAAACAAACTCGGGATAAAACAGAGTATAATGTCACTTCAGCACTGCACATAAACTTCGAGGTTTCAACTCAAGTGTAATAGCTGGTTAAATATTGACATGGACCAATCAACTCAAAGATGCTATGGTTTACCACCCAATCATGATGGACTAAGCAAAGCTTTTTAAACATGGATTGGCCGCCTCGATGATTGCCCTATTCAATAGCATTCTGACGCAAGATcacttcaacaacgacagTTTACGGCCTGGCACCCGCATCTGATACAAGAGATAGCCAAGAACCTAAGCTGCACGCCCAGATAACTTTAACCAATACAGAATCGCCTTGATGATGCAGCTACAGCAAACTGCTgtcacatacgaccatagCTCTCGGAgaatacgggatcccgtctgctctcccATCGTCAAGCCGAGAAGCGGTGAATTAGTACTCAGGTCGGTGACGACTGGGGAATCCTCACTGTTGTATGTTTTGCTGTTTTGCTGGTGAAACTTTTTTTGCTATATATGGTTTTGAATTGATGCCTGTTGGAGGCTCTCAGTACTGCTGCCTGGCGGCCCTGGGTATGGAAGTACAACACCAATGAAGCGCCTGGGGGAACAAGCCACATTGACATGTAAGATAGGGACGTGTAGAATTGTAAAGAATTGATTAGAATCTCTGACTCTCGGTAGTGTGTCCGTGATagctctcaaagtcaatggaTTTAGGGAGGTTGTGATAGTGGCCAATCAGAGGAGAATGGTGTTGATCACTGTTTGGCCATAAGCCTTATACGTAATAGCTCATTTAGATCTGCTGGAGCATGAAACCATGTAACTCGAGATATAAGAAATATTTTAATACTTGATGTCAATTGCGGGTTAAAATACCACGGAGCATGAGTTCCGACATCCTCGCCGATCAAAGGATTTCCCCATGCGCAAGAGTTGCATCACAAAAAGGATGGACAATCCAAGATGCCCATTAGCCACGCATGTCAGCTTCACACCCTATCAAGCGGGCATGACAGGGAATAATTCAGGTACCgctcacagccacagccacagcacACCTGTCACGACGACTTTTTGCCTCTTCAAACTCTGTTTCAAACCTATTCTAAAAACTGGACCCCTTAGGAGATGATGCATCTCGGACGTCAATTGCTTCCACGCCAAGGAGATAAGCTGGTAACATGATCAGACAAGCAATTGAGATGAAACGATCCGACAGGCGGACATGAAGCTCCGGTAAGACAAGAGATTCTATGGATCCCTGCCCCAATATGGTAGATGGCATTCTCGTGGCTCAGAAGATCCGTGCCGTCGTGTGCTTGGAGGTTTTGGTGCGACGAGTCGGGTAATGCTTACGTCGCTGAGACGTCAGATTCAGCAAAAGAAATGTTCAGTGTTGGTAACACGATGTGAGAAAAAAGATATAAATATTGAGGTGAATGAGTAGTAAATTTCACGATGTCGGCCAAATCTTGATGTCTTTGTCAATTGACCTCTATCTTACACAACTTCAACACCTTTCTCAACATGTCTGCTTCAATACTCAAGCGAGCAACTTGCTCAATCGCTAGCAAGACATACTCCCACGGACGGATAGCTGCTCTTCGGAAGACACCTTTCGCCTCTAAGCTAATTTGTCAACGACCAATGCACACCACAGAAAATGACAGCGCAAAACCAATGAACCCGGACCCTAGAGAGAATCCTGCTCATGAACTCACTTTACCACAAGGGACAAATGTCGGTCGCAAGCGTTTCTCAGATTTTGAACTCGCTGGAAAGGTCTTTATCGTCACAGGCGGtgctcaaggtcttggatt
This region includes:
- a CDS encoding hypothetical protein (At least one base has a quality score < 10), translated to MTTSNNGPSAATNGDAIPKIGPHPGTISSSNQYTSELKLRRMLKDHGCDPARQDNYRLQGVQLIENVREYLQLPVRTFDTACTYFHKFRLNFRDVEYNYQDAALASLFVACKVEDTIKKSKEILAAAYNVKNPEKSVTPDDKMFDGPGKIIICLERLILETIGFDFRTRYPQKLLVKVVRDIFGKDDGKPFFETAYAMCIDIYKTFVPIKRTTFSMVMAVVELTALMTEQHVDRVQEYAKTKRQYHWGSVMETMLDILDLYVQHGKSTKVGAQFDQNKIIDIKIRLNNDLDKAFEPRYLYYCSRCEAEDPQPSTPASATSPATSTSWPGDGKRTVKGPEGTLRFVFEPEAALREREITEAFFKEEYEEYEVEVEEPVPPPPREGRGGYHGHRDRGDHRRGGPYGGYRGDRHYRGRGRHY
- a CDS encoding hypothetical protein (At least one base has a quality score < 10), with translation MASILRQIVAGPRARHPEAGLDLCYVTDHIIATSGPSETYPQLAYRNPLDQLVKFLDSKHGEDWAIWEFRAEGTGYPDESVYGRVRHYPWPDHHPPPFRLVPMIMASMRNWLHGGELGGGVVTGDGRPMSSGKDVVTEAQRKEKRDKRVVVVHCKAGKGRSGTVSCSYLIAEEGWKPEDALARFTERRMRPRFGAGVSIPSQLRWISYVERWTKGGKKYTDRPIEIPEIHVWGLRNGVKVDIEGFADEGKKIDVFHTFKKEERVVVDPEAPEESGISDMIWEMAGYSVTKQKEKAPDEAHFSEATNPGETPSATEEKEHLGKAKTIKRKGTEMLHKVSPAGSHKGVERTKNDSATSSKTDVTEANSEEEPGGMAVILRPKTPIRIPNSDVNISVERRNKTPKSMGLTMVTAVAHVWFNTFFEGQGPERDGKALDSGVFSIEWDAMDGIKGSSRKGSRAFDRIAVVWRVAGTDAMPEEVLEPEEGQPVPQVRPADWKGANMEDPDNQKDLGLRVQSPASADVSKASSVKSAEETVAKKDGEELEGVKSSGPSGEDLLIGDHGEVKGEKKV